One Phaseolus vulgaris cultivar G19833 chromosome 11, P. vulgaris v2.0, whole genome shotgun sequence genomic window carries:
- the LOC137827137 gene encoding cyanogenic beta-glucosidase-like, with translation MAFYSSLSLCLFALLLLRSSKVTCEEAVSVSPTIDISLNRNSFPQGFIFGAGSSSYQFEGAAMEGGRGASVWDTFTHKYPGKIQDRSNGDVAIDSYHLYKDDVGMMKDVNLDSYRFSISWSRILPKGKLSGGINQEGINYYNNLINELLANGIKPFVTIFHWDLPQALEDEYGGFLSPLIVKDFRDYAELCFKEFGDRVKHWVTLNEPWSYSQNGYANGEMAPGRCSAWMNSNCTGGDSGTEPYLVTHHQLLAHAAAVRVYKTKYQTSQKGVIGITLVVNWYLPLRDTKSDQKAAERAIDFMYGWFMDPLTSGDYPKSMRSLVRTRLPKFTTEQARLLVGSFDFIGLNYYSTAYASDAPQLSNVNPSYITDSLVTAAFERDGKPIGIKIASDWLYVYPRGIRDLLLYTKEKYNNPLIFITENGVNEYNEPSLSLEESLMDTFRIDYHYRHLYYILSAIRNGANVKGYYVWSFFDNFEWSSGYTSRFGMVFIDYKNGLKRYQKLSAMWYKNFLKKETRLYGSSK, from the exons ATGGCCTTCTACAGCTCTCTCTCTCTGTGCCTCTttgctcttcttcttcttagaTCTTCTAAAGTTACATGCGAAGAAGCAGTTTCAGTTTCACCAACTATTGACATTTCACTCAATCGGAACTCTTTCCCTCAAGGCTTCATCTTTGGAGCTGGATCTTCCTCCTACCAG TTCGAAGGTGCAGCAATGGAAGGTGGTAGAGGAGCAAGTGTATGGGATACTTTCACTCATAAATATCCAG GTAAGATCCAGGATAGAAGCAACGGAGACGTGGCCATCGACTCATATCATCTTTACAAG GATGATGTTGGAATGATGAAGGATGTGAATTTGGATTCATACAGATTTTCCATATCTTGGTCAAGGATTCTACCCA AAGGAAAGCTAAGTGGAGGTATAAATCAAGAAGGAATAAATTATTACAACAACCTTATCAATGAGTTACTTGCTAATG GTATAAAACCATTTGTGACTATTTTTCACTGGGATCTTCCCCAAGCACTAGAAGACGAGTATGGTGGTTTTTTAAGTCCACTAATAGT GAAGGATTTTCGAGATTATGCAGAACTTTGCTTTAAGGAATTTGGTGATAGGGTGAAGCATTGGGTTACATTGAATGAGCCATGGAGTTATAGTCAAAATGGCTATGCAAATGGAGAAATGGCACCAGGTCGTTGTTCTGCATGGATGAATTCAAATTGCACTGGTGGTGATTCTGGAACGGAACCCTATTTGGTTACACATCACCAACTTCTTGCTCATGCAGCAGCTGTTCGTGTCTACAAGACTAAGTATCAG ACATCTCAGAAGGGTGTGATAGGCATaaccttggtagttaattgGTATTTGCCACTCAGAGATACCAAATCTGATCAAAAGGCTGCTGAAAGAGCAATAGACTTCATGTATGGATG GTTTATGGATCCATTAACTTCTGGAGACTATCCAAAAAGTATGAGATCACTTGTGAGAACAAGATTGCCAAAGTTCACCACAGAGCAAGCTAGATTACTTGTTGGTTCATTCGATTTTATTGGTCTAAACTATTACTCTACAGCATATGCCTCTGATGCACCTCAACTAAGCAATGTCAACCCTAGCTACATAACCGATTCTCTTGTCACTGCTGCAT TTGAACGCGATGGAAAACCTATTGGAATAAAG ATTGCTTCTGATTGGTTATATGTTTATCCAAGAGGAATTCGTGATCTTTTATTATATACCAAAGAAAAGTACAATAATCCTTTGATTTTCATCACAGAAAATG GTGTAAATGAGTATAATGAACCCTCCTTATCACTTGAAGAATCTCTTATGGATACTTTCAGAATTGATTATCATTATCGTCATCTCTATTATATTCTATCGGCAATTag GAATGGCGCAAATGTAAAGGGATATTATGTATGGTCTTTCTTCGACAATTTTGAGTGGTCTTCAGGCTATACATCACGATTCGGAATGGTCTTCATAGATTATAAAAATGGTTTGAAAAGATATCAAAAGCTCTCAGCAATGTGGTACAAGAACTTCCTCAAGAAAGAAACAAGACTTTATGGCTCTAGtaaatga